In one window of Nakamurella sp. PAMC28650 DNA:
- a CDS encoding metallophosphoesterase family protein, which produces MDKNTEVINTAPLQPGVNRRRFLTAAGAAGVGFAGLSMVGPGVASAAAADPKSTAAQQIWRRPVGDPLSTPVVAGLHLQFGADSSSQIVVSWHSLQPVRRPRVLLGSPDGEFERSVAAETVSYTDAKSGQVVYAHHAAIDHLRAATEYLYAAGHDGAEPEFSGFTTAPKGRSAFTFTSFGDQGTPTTGKLYAPPAGVTITNPPFVNDNLGSPSAGDTTAGVERVQPLFHLFNGDLCYANLSQDRVRTWWDFWDNNTRSAKSRPWMPSAGNHENELGNGPIGYRAYQTYFSVPPVRGQNDTSKGLWYSFTVGSVKVISLNNDDICYQDGGNSYVRGYSGGAQKAWLEEELAATRRDHGIDWIVVCMHQVAISTADRFNGADLAIRQDWLPLFDEYGVDLVVCGHEHHYERSHPIRGQQKNQTLTPIPVATRTDVVDTGRGTVHMVIGGGGTSAPSNGLFFDPPQCRVITAVGDPDPVTGKRPPVYVRENAPWSANRDAAKAYGFAAFTVDPGTHRGGMTSIKVTYYEVVGTGGALQIFETFTLQRRRRD; this is translated from the coding sequence ATGGACAAGAACACCGAAGTCATCAACACCGCACCGCTGCAGCCCGGCGTGAACCGTCGGCGATTCCTGACCGCGGCCGGTGCCGCCGGCGTCGGATTCGCCGGCCTCTCGATGGTCGGGCCCGGGGTCGCCTCTGCGGCCGCTGCCGACCCGAAGTCGACAGCAGCACAGCAGATCTGGCGCAGGCCGGTCGGCGACCCGCTCAGCACCCCCGTGGTGGCCGGTCTGCACCTGCAGTTCGGTGCCGACTCCTCGAGCCAGATCGTGGTGTCCTGGCATTCGCTGCAGCCGGTCCGCCGCCCGCGGGTCCTGCTGGGTTCACCCGATGGCGAGTTCGAGCGTTCGGTCGCTGCGGAGACGGTCAGCTACACCGACGCGAAATCCGGCCAGGTGGTCTACGCCCACCACGCGGCCATCGATCACCTGAGGGCGGCCACCGAGTACCTCTACGCCGCCGGGCACGACGGGGCCGAACCGGAGTTCTCGGGCTTCACCACCGCACCGAAGGGGCGATCGGCCTTCACCTTCACCAGCTTCGGAGACCAGGGCACCCCCACCACCGGCAAGCTGTACGCCCCGCCGGCCGGTGTCACCATCACCAATCCTCCGTTCGTGAACGACAACCTGGGCTCACCGTCGGCCGGTGACACCACCGCAGGCGTCGAACGCGTGCAGCCGTTGTTCCACCTGTTCAACGGAGATCTCTGCTACGCGAACCTGTCCCAGGACCGGGTCAGGACGTGGTGGGATTTCTGGGACAACAACACCCGCAGTGCGAAATCACGTCCGTGGATGCCGTCGGCCGGCAACCACGAGAACGAACTGGGCAACGGGCCCATCGGTTATCGCGCCTACCAGACCTACTTCTCGGTCCCTCCGGTACGAGGTCAGAACGACACCTCGAAGGGTCTCTGGTACTCCTTCACCGTCGGTTCGGTCAAGGTGATCAGCCTGAACAACGACGACATCTGCTACCAGGACGGTGGCAACAGCTACGTCCGCGGCTATTCCGGGGGCGCCCAGAAAGCATGGCTGGAAGAGGAACTCGCTGCCACCCGGCGCGATCACGGCATCGACTGGATCGTCGTGTGCATGCATCAGGTGGCGATCAGCACCGCTGACCGGTTCAACGGCGCCGACCTCGCGATCCGTCAGGACTGGCTGCCGCTGTTCGACGAGTACGGGGTCGATCTGGTCGTCTGCGGTCACGAGCACCACTACGAACGGTCCCACCCGATCCGGGGGCAGCAGAAGAATCAAACCCTCACCCCGATCCCGGTGGCCACCCGCACCGATGTCGTCGACACCGGTCGAGGCACGGTGCACATGGTGATCGGCGGTGGTGGCACGTCGGCGCCGTCCAACGGACTGTTCTTCGACCCGCCCCAGTGCCGGGTGATCACCGCGGTCGGCGATCCGGATCCGGTCACCGGGAAACGGCCTCCCGTCTACGTGCGGGAGAACGCACCGTGGTCGGCCAACCGGGACGCGGCCAAGGCCTACGGATTCGCCGCGTTCACCGTCGACCCCGGCACCCACCGGGGCGGGATGACTTCGATCAAGGTCACCTACTACGAAGTAGTCGGCACCGGGGGAGCTCTGCAGATCTTCGAGACATTCACTCTCCAGCGCCGACGCAGGGATTGA
- a CDS encoding HpcH/HpaI aldolase/citrate lyase family protein yields the protein MNSRAEAFRAGAWSTLAGGATAEILARSGAAWVALDAQHGSYDQGGIERTLLGLGSSPVPVFVRVADDSAAGIGRALDCGAAGVIVPLIDGPLEAAAAAQACRYPPAGNRSWGPVTALVGRTAPDARRANDAVMCAVMVETRAAIGQVREIAMTTGVDMVFVGPFDLSLALGRDVDELLADGSADSPLAMVVRVCAEAGVRAGAFAGSSARADRLAALGFTDIAVMTDASLLATAAAAEVARWSNATP from the coding sequence GTGAACTCCAGGGCAGAAGCTTTCCGCGCAGGTGCCTGGTCGACCCTGGCGGGCGGTGCCACCGCCGAGATCCTGGCGCGGTCCGGCGCCGCATGGGTCGCGTTGGATGCCCAACATGGAAGCTACGACCAGGGCGGCATCGAGAGGACCCTGCTGGGCCTCGGGTCATCCCCGGTTCCGGTCTTCGTGCGGGTCGCCGACGATTCGGCCGCTGGGATCGGCCGTGCGCTGGACTGCGGCGCCGCTGGTGTGATCGTCCCGCTGATCGACGGGCCCCTCGAGGCCGCCGCGGCCGCGCAGGCGTGCCGCTATCCTCCCGCCGGGAACCGGAGTTGGGGCCCGGTCACCGCTCTCGTCGGGCGCACCGCACCCGATGCCCGGCGGGCGAACGACGCGGTGATGTGCGCGGTGATGGTGGAGACCAGGGCGGCCATCGGTCAGGTCCGTGAGATCGCCATGACCACAGGAGTCGACATGGTGTTCGTCGGGCCGTTCGATCTTTCACTGGCTCTCGGTCGTGACGTGGACGAGCTTCTCGCCGATGGGTCAGCCGACTCCCCGCTGGCGATGGTGGTGCGGGTCTGTGCCGAGGCGGGCGTCAGGGCCGGCGCGTTCGCCGGTTCCTCCGCGCGGGCAGATCGGTTGGCGGCGCTGGGCTTCACCGACATCGCGGTGATGACGGACGCGTCCCTGCTGGCCACGGCTGCGGCCGCCGAGGTAGCCCGCTGGTCCAACGCCACGCCGTAA